The following nucleotide sequence is from Takifugu flavidus isolate HTHZ2018 chromosome 4, ASM371156v2, whole genome shotgun sequence.
ACCTGCCAATGGAACCCGAGCAATACCGGTCTGCAAGGAGGGAAATGAGAGTAACGTAAAGAAGTAAGTAAGTAAAGAGGAACAGTGCAAGACTAGTGATGCTAACATTGCTAACAATGTTCACAGTAATGATGGTGTTGTGGCGTTGCTAACCGTCCATTAAAATAgggttagctgttagcatttgGAGACTTTTCTAGAACTCatcttttattgaaataaataaaagcatgtgcGTCAGTCCTGAAGGAGCTTTGACAGTGAGACCATCATGGTGCCTGACCAACAGAACACCGAGCGTTGCCAGGAGACGAGGCCGATGCACAACACCAAGTGGTCTCACACTGATCAGGaaaggcaggaggaggtgagatgACCGACCCAAAGCCAGCAGCTCATCTACCACCCAAACGTCTCCCTCAGTCAGGAGGGAAGAGCGAGGGGCACCGGCCTGGGTCAGGAGACCACCAGAGGGCGGGCCTTCACTGGCTGTTGATCCAGCATGTTTCAATCACCAGATTGAGTCTATTCAACTCTCGTCTGGTCGATGGGTGGCCCAGCACAGAGGGAAACTGATCTGAAGGTTCCCTTTAATCACACGTAGGCTCCTGAACGGGGGCCGTCTCCAGACCACCAGGAGTTAAAGTTCATCACTTTTGAGCGTTACTCCAACAGTAATGGGTAAAAGCCATTCACTGTTTTATTGAGAGTGATGATTTAGAATATCATTTGTGACGTATACCCCTCCCCACTCACTCAGAGACCCCCCCCACAAAGAGAAAACTGGGTGTTGAAGAGTTTGATGGCACCGTGTGGCGCTCCAATGATCTCAACACATCGTGCACAGCGATTCTGTGCcaaagcattttaaaacaaaagactGGAGAGGATCCTGGAAGCCTTCCTACTGGCTGCAGGTGTACTTACATCTTTAGGGGGTGGACCCTCCACCGTCATGGAAACCAGATTTTCTCCTCTTAGCAGAACCAATCCCAGAACTCTCTTCTCTTCACGTTCTGGCTGCTTTGAGTTCTTTGGTCTGGAAGACAATGACACTtcattacccagcatgcctcCATGctcactttaaattaaatactCAAGGAATCTTGCAAATGGCCTGGACGGGCCGAGGACCGCGGTCCTCCTGCGCATACTTGATCTTCCGGAATTCATCACAGTCGCACAGGATGAGGTTCATGTGTTTGTCAAAGGCCTTGAAGGTTCCAATGAAAATCCTTCCATCCTGCAGGATGCACCTCATCCGGAAGTCGATGTGCTGCAGCATCTTACTGCTTTTCCCCACCGTCTGAAATTGTGACATCACACAATGACATGACCAGGTGGAATTCTTGGAATCGTTAATGCTTCACAATGTCTCAATGTCCCGGAACAAAAGTTTCCCAGTTTCCTTGACACACACCAGATGTGAACACACACTAGAACTGCATCGTGTTCAGGTTTAATCAGGATTTCTGTGTAGTTTTTGAAAACGCAAATTCTTTTGGTGTAATGCAtcgctgctcctctgtgtgtcGCTGTGGTGCACCACGGAGCGGCCCAACAGAATAGTTCCGAAAACCTTCAGAACGGGCGTCCGGACACGTTTGCTTTAAGATGCAGACTCCAATTTAAGCAGCTTTGTTCAGAGTCAGTGCTCGGAACGAGTTTTGCCAGCGGGTGGAAAAGATCCGCAGTGTGAAGCTGAAAAGTGCAGCGAACTGAATCTGCACCCAAAACTACAGTTAAGAACAGTGATACACGATAGTGGCAGTGATACCGACCCACTGACCCTGAAGCAGGACGAGCTGCAGGTCTCACGGTTGCTGAatacagcagatggaggctcgTTAATAGAAATAACTATTCTGACCGCAAAACAGTGAATTCTTCAGACCTTTGGGCTAACCGCTAAGCTAACAATAACGCCGCTTCCCATCGATTTAAATCACTACTTATCTCTTTACAACTTCGTGTTAAAATAACCAAAGGTGTCGGGAGATTAATAATCTGAAACGTCACTGGTATAAATCGCATGCCCGCGCTAAAATTAAGTTCCTCGCCAACGTACAATGCACGTTCATTCAAACGCCCGCCTGATTAAATTTAACAATTAATTCGACGCCTGTCGCCACGGGAGTACAACATACATTACGCCCATTCAAAACTCACCATGTTTTCGATTTTGATGGTTCCGATTCCAACGGATTCACcaaacaaacgcacaaaaatTAGACCCGCGGAACTGCCGCCCGGCCCGTGTATTATATGAAAGTGGCAGGAAGTGACGTTGGGAAAGATGGCGGCAGCGGAAAAGGTCCGACCAGAACCCTTGTAACGTTAACAGTTCCTGGCAAAGACAAAACAACCCCCTCAAAACAAGCATCAAAGTCCCCAACACACTAATACAGGTCGCTTCACCACATAGTTACTGTCGTGGAGAAGAAACGGTAGAGCATGTTGTGGCCCATTACAGAAATTATAAAACTAAAACTTTTACTGAAGTAAATGAGTGatgattttgaaaaaaaaattggttTCTATTTTAGTAGTAATTTTTGGCTGTCATGAAGAAGCTCCACATTCACACCATGATGTAAAAACTGAATACCCGAATCTGTTTGTGTACATGAAGTTCTCTAACTGTGACAGTtggtgtccgtgtgtgtgtgcccttaCTGAGTGTGTTTTAGCGTAGCAATGACAACAACTTGGAGCATGATTCAGCACCGTGTTCCCTCAACATGTTAACCCCACAGGAAGCTGGAAGACAGAGGCTCAGCTGTTAATTAAAACACTGCCATCTCCAGAGAGCACAAGAGGAATATATATCTATAGTCAGCCAACTCAAGCACAGAAGATGCTGCAACAGCAATGACAGACGAGTCTGTGCTGAATAGAAGTAGGTATAagtttattctttattatttctTCATTATCTTTGATATTTATTGCTCATCTTTCAATGCGACGTGTCACATTAGCAGGACAAAGTCGCTACAACAACAAGAAAAAGCGTTAGTCCCTGCTGGATAACGCGACACTCAACATATTTGATCATGTTTATCTGATGAGTGCAGTTGTTAAAATAATTTGTTCAGTGCAATCTTTTATCGATCCCTTGTATGTCTATATTTTAGGCCAGTAATGATGACCATACTTAGAAATATTTGAATTAGAAATATTTGCACACACCAATTAGGGTCAGTGAATTCGCCCACTGCATTTAAGCTTTCCTTTACACACTAGtagtgaacacacacaagccaGCAGCACTTTACTGCATCTGGCGAGCAATGGGCTCAGCGGCTCGCGGGCACTGCCCCAGGATTTGAACAGGCAACCTTCTGGTTTTCACGATTTATTACTTTCATCTGAGCCACAATCTGcccttcctcacctctcctctgcttctccagctAGCAAGACACGACATAGCGATGACAACATGAGTCACTGGCATCGTTCGGTTAATGAGCTGGTTGTTTGGCACCGGCAGCAAAGAGAATGTGAGCGTGCTCAGGAAGCTCTCAGTCGGGTCACATCATGCTTTCAGCAGCTGGTAACTTCACTGGGAAGCTCGGCTGACAGCAACTTCTTACGAGAGGAGATGGATGAGACAAGAAGAGTGGCTCACCAGTTGTGCACAGGTACAGACGGCTGTCCGTCAGCTCATGGTACTGATCCATCCCGCCTGTAACCCACGTCTCTGTGCAGGTCTGTCAGAGCGTTTGGTCCACTTACTGTCAGAGTGCGACTCTGCCTCATCAAGTTTGGAGGACAGACAAAAGTTGGAGCGACTGTGGGTTCTCTTCCTGTCGGCATTAGAGAGTTTCTTGTCTGATCTCCAGACAGCATATTCTCTGATTGGACGGTTCCCTCTGACACAGCCAAAGGACAGACGCTCACTGCTCAATACAGGTCAGCAGATGTTTGAAGCTTCCCGTCTGAATGCTTTTAGTGAACTAGAAGTCAAGTGATGTCTGCTAATACCTTCAGTCCTGCCTAGCCCCAGAAAAGCTCCACCAATCAAACCCTAAGCCATGAAGCAACCATATCGCTATACCTGAAATCGAAAGGCGTTCACATCCGATCAACTTCCCACCCGGACTTCGTATTTCCTTACAACACAAAAACCTCGACCGAACCGCCACGTATTGTCCCTGCAGGGTGCACCGATGGCATGGTGGGCGTGGTGGCACGGGTGGCTTCTGCAAAGGTACCATGGCACACTGTTGAGGACTCATCAAGCTCCGATGTTACCCACCACATCACTGTTCTGGAGGCTATGCTGGCTGAGATGCAGCTGAAGGTGAGAAAGAACCAAGGCTCATCAATTCTGGGACCACGTTTTAACCTCTCGTTTTCCCCACAGGTTCCTGTTCCATTCTGGTCGGTTGAGGCGACCCAGCCAGCCTGGGCTGAAGCAGCCGGTGAACACGAAGACCCAGAGGACACGTTGGAGGACCTGATGGAGGTTGAGGTGGTCTCCAACAAGACTGCATGTTTCCAGTCGCCCTGCTGTGGCCTCAGCTGCGTTGGCTAGAGGACAACCATGGATTTTACCTCTGTAGTTACACTTTTTAGAAGGGTGGTAgtttaatgttaaaaatgttctgtcctcatttcttttgtgaagtaaataaataaatcagctgGGTGACTGATTACATATACAATAAATCATGGAAATAAATCACTAAAGCTGAAAGGGACTGTTTGTGATTCAGCCTTTAACACCAATTGTTCCAATAAActaacatttcaaataaaatggaTTCCGCAGGTGTGTTGAATGAAGAACTTTATTGAAACATCAAACATAAAAATACTTTACAAAGACAGACAAAGAACCAGGAGCCGCTTCAGTTCTGGAAGGTTGTGTGAAGATGAGCTTTGTAGGCTGAGGGAAAAGGCTGCAGTTAGAACTCCAAATGCTGGAATGTTAGTTTTGACTGATTACTCCAGCTCTAGTCACTGTTGACCTCATCGCCCGTCTGTAAACACAATGTCCAATTGTCCCAGTGCGGTCTGGGAGGAACCAAACAGAACCAAGTGTAGGTTAGAAAGGTGGTGGATCCATGCGAAGCTGCCTGAATTTGAAGTGAATTATAGTGAACTTGATTTACTGGGGAAAGAAGCTGGGTCCAAACCAGTGCGAGTTCACTGCTTTTTAAATGTAAGGAGGACAGACGAAAGTAGCCGAGCCAAAGGAAGCAGCCCGGGGCCATGGAGGCGggcgaccctaaccctaacccaacggtCAACAGTGAGTCGGGCTGAGAGGAATCGTGACTAAAGCGTTCCAGGATCAAACCTACCCTCTTGATCTTCCCACAGCTTCGCAGCAGCTGCGTTCAAGGGACTTTCATTGTTCGGTTCTGTGGAAAAATCACAACAAAACTTTAAAGCAGGAAGTTGTGAGACAGGCGTACCAGACTCAAGGTGGCCGACATCATAGGGGAGTAAGAGCCGCCAGCCTTGGCTGAAGGCTGCATCAGTATAAAGCCGTTACCTCCCAGCAGACTCTGGATGGACAGCAGGAGGGATCGCACATCGTAGAGCGCCGACCATTTGTCTTCAGGATGTCGAGACAGATGAAACCCTGATCGTCAACGTTGGGGTGGAAGCACGGTGTGATGAACTTCACACGAGGAGCCTGATATGGGTAACCAGCTGGAAACTCCAGAGACAGCCGGTACCAGAGACCATCATAAACctgaggagggtggaggagacagGCGCCTCAAACAACCGACGCCACGACAGCTCGTCTTTGTACTCtgaaccactttatccctttcagggtcatggggagggaaCACAACGGGTGAAGACgctccacccctggatgagtcaccagtatggtaccttgctcaagggtacctgggcagtgctctgaaggtgttctggtacctcccctactaccagaacaggAAGCCTCCGCGTGTCAGCCCAGCTCCATCAGAAGGAGCGACCTACTCCATCAGCACCTCGTTTCACATATTCGCCAGTAGAATTTTGGATCAACTGCTGGAACACGAAACACACACGTAGCACACACGTAGCACACACGTAGCACACAACACACGTAGCACACACACGTAGCACAcacgtagcacacacacacgtagcacaCACACGTAGCACAACACGTAGCACACACACGTAGCACACACACGtagcacacacaaaacacacacgctcaccgTTCCTTGAGGACCATTGATGGTGCCAATCCATTTAAAGAGATTATCCGTTTCAGGAAATGCAGAGATACTCTTATCACTGCCAACTGCATCAGAGAAACAGGTTATAGATTAatcactcaccacacacacaaacacacacaccacacacacaacacacacacacacacacacacacacacacacacacacacacacacacacacaccaacacacaacacacacacacacacacacacaccacacacacacacacacgactcaCCATGAGGGTCATGAGCTCCTGCTgtaacctgcagacacacatcaAATCCCATCACACACAGCACTTTACTGCATCTGGCGAGCAATGGGCTCAGCACTGCCCCAGGATTTGAACAGGCAACCTTCTGGTTTTCATGATTTATTACTTTCATCTGAGCCACAATCTGcccttcctcacctctcctctgcttctccagctAGCAAGACACGACATAGCGATGACAACATGAGTCACTGGCATCGTTCGGTTAATGAGCTGGTTGTTTGGCACCGGCAGCAAAGAGAATGTGAGCGTGCTCAGGAAGCTCTCAGTCGGGTCACATCATGCTTTCAGCAGCTGGTAACTTCACTGGGAAGCTCGGCTGACAGCAACTTCTTACGAGAGGAGATGGATGAGACAAGAAGAGTGGCTCACCAGTTGTGCACAGGTACAGACGGCTGTCCGTCAGCTCATGGTACTGATCCATCCCGCCTGTAACCCACGTCTCTGTGCAGGTCTGTCAGAGCGTTTGGTCCACTTACTGTCAGAGTGCGACTCTGCCTCATCAAGTTTGGAGGACAGACAAAAGTTGGAGCGACTGTGGGTTCTCTTCCTGTCGGCATTAGAGAGTTTCTTGTCTGATCTCCAGACAGCATATTCTCTGATTGGACGGTTCCCTCTGACACAGCCAAAGGACAGACGCTCACTGCTCAATACAGGTCAGCAGATGTTTGAAGCTTCCCGCCTGAATGCTTTTAGTGAACTAGAAGTCAAGTGATGTCTGCTAATACCTTCAGTCCTGCCTAGCCCCAGAAAAGCTCCACCAATCAAACCCTAAGCCATGAAGCAACCATATCGCTATACCTGAAATCGAAAGGCGTTCACATCCGATCAACTTCCCACCCGGACTTCGTATTTCCTTACAACACAAAAACCTCGACCGAACCGCCACGTATTGTCCCTGCAGGGTGCACCGATGGCATGGTGGCCGTGGTGGCACGGGTGGCTTCTGCAAAGGTACCATGGCACACTGTTGAGGACTCATCAAGCTCCGATGTTACCCACCACATCACTGTTCTGGAGGCTATGCTGGCTGAGATGCAGCTGAAGGTGAGAAAGAACCAAGGCTCATCAATTCTGGGACCACGTTTTAACCTCTCGTTTTCCCCACAGGTTCCTGTTCCATTCTGGTCGGTTGAGGCGACCCAGCCAGCCTGGGCTGAAGCAGCCGGTGAACACGAAGACCCAGAGGACACGTTGGAGGACCTGATGGAGGTTGAGGTGGTCTCCAACAAGACTGCATGTTTCCAGTCGCCATGCTGTGGCCTCAGCTGCGTTGGCTAGAGGACAACCATGGATTTTACCTCTGTAGTTACACTTTTTAGAAGGGTGGTAgtttaatgttaaaaatgttctgtcctcatttcttttgtgaagtaaataaataaatcagctgGGTGACTGATTACATATACAATAAATCATGGAAATAAATCACTAAAGCTGAAAGGGACTGTTTGTGATTCAGCCTTTAACACCAATTGTTCCAATAAActaacatttcaaataaaatggaTTCCGCAGGTGTGTTGAATGAAGAACTTTATTGAAACATCAAACATAAAAATACTTTACAAAGACAGACAAAGAACCAGGAGCCGCTTCAGTTCTGGAAGGTTGTGTGAAGATGAGCTTTGTAGGCTGAGGGAAAAGGCTGCAGTTAGAACTCCAAATGCTGGAATGTTAGTTTTGACTGATTACTCCAGCTCTAGTCACTGTTGACCTCATCGCCCGTCTGTAAACACAATGTCCAATTGTCCCAGTGCGGTCTGGGAGGAACCAAACAGAACCAAGTGTAGGTTAGAAAGGTGGTGGATCCATGCGAAGCTGCCTGAATTTGAAGTGAATTATAGTGAACTTGATTTACTGGGGAAAGAAGCTGGGTCCAAACCAGTGCGAGTTCACTGCTTTTTAAATGTAAGGAGGACAGACGAAAGTAGCCGAGCCAAAGGAAGCAGCCCGGGGCCATGGAGGCGggcgaccctaaccctaaccctaacccaacggtCAACAGTGAGTCGGGCTGAGAGGAATCGTGACTAAAGCGTTCCAGGATCAAACCTACCCTCTTGATCTTCCCACAGCTTCGCAGCAGCTGCGTTCAAGGGACTTTCATTGTTCGGTTCTGTGGAAAAATCACAACAAAACTTTAAAGCAGGAAGTTGTGAGACAGGCGTACCAGACTCAAGGTGGCCGACATCATAGGGGAGTAAGAGCCGCCAGCCTTGGCTGAAGGCTGCATCAGTATAAAGCCGTTACCTCCCAGCAGACTCTGGATGGACAGCAGGAGGGATCGCACATCGTAGAGCGCCGACCATTTGTCCTTCAGGATGTCGAGACAGATGAAACCCTGATCGTCAACGTTGGGGTGGAAGCACGGTGTGATGAACTTCACACGAGGAGCCTGATATGGGTAACCAGCTGGAAACTCCAGAGACAGCCGGTACCAGAGAC
It contains:
- the LOC130523966 gene encoding regulator of G-protein signaling 9-binding protein-like isoform X1, whose amino-acid sequence is MTDESVLNRTSKTRHSDDNMSHWHRSVNELVVWHRQQRECERAQEALSRVTSCFQQLVTSLGSSADSNFLREEMDETRRVAHQLCTGLSERLVHLLSECDSASSSLEDRQKLERLWVLFLSALESFLSDLQTAYSLIGRFPLTQPKDRRSLLNTGCTDGMVGVVARVASAKVPWHTVEDSSSSDVTHHITVLEAMLAEMQLKVRKNQGSSILGPRFNLSFSPQVPVPFWSVEATQPAWAEAAGEHEDPEDTLEDLMEVEVVSNKTACFQSPCCGLSCVG
- the LOC130523966 gene encoding regulator of G-protein signaling 9-binding protein-like isoform X3; its protein translation is MTDESVLNRTSKTRHSDDNMSHWHRSVNELVVWHRQQRECERAQEALSRVTSCFQQLVTSLGSSADSNFLREEMDETRRVAHQLCTGLSERLVHLLSECDSASSSLEDRQKLERLWVLFLSALESFLSDLQTAYSLIGRFPLTQPKDRRSLLNTGCTDGMVGVVARVASAKVPWHTVEDSSSSDVTHHITVLEAMLAEMQLKVPVPFWSVEATQPAWAEAAGEHEDPEDTLEDLMEVEVVSNKTACFQSPCCGLSCVG
- the LOC130523966 gene encoding regulator of G-protein signaling 9-binding protein-like isoform X2, which produces MSHWHRSVNELVVWHRQQRECERAQEALSRVTSCFQQLVTSLGSSADSNFLREEMDETRRVAHQLCTGLSERLVHLLSECDSASSSLEDRQKLERLWVLFLSALESFLSDLQTAYSLIGRFPLTQPKDRRSLLNTGCTDGMVGVVARVASAKVPWHTVEDSSSSDVTHHITVLEAMLAEMQLKVRKNQGSSILGPRFNLSFSPQVPVPFWSVEATQPAWAEAAGEHEDPEDTLEDLMEVEVVSNKTACFQSPCCGLSCVG
- the zgc:109913 gene encoding regulator of G-protein signaling 9-binding protein; amino-acid sequence: MSHWHRSVNELVVWHRQQRECERAQEALSRVTSCFQQLVTSLGSSADSNFLREEMDETRRVAHQLCTGLSERLVHLLSECDSASSSLEDRQKLERLWVLFLSALESFLSDLQTAYSLIGRFPLTQPKDRRSLLNTGCTDGMVAVVARVASAKVPWHTVEDSSSSDVTHHITVLEAMLAEMQLKVPVPFWSVEATQPAWAEAAGEHEDPEDTLEDLMEVEVVSNKTACFQSPCCGLSCVG
- the ube2c gene encoding ubiquitin-conjugating enzyme E2 C — translated: MASQNMDPAAASSTAALKGSDSGGSAARGSVSKRLQQELMTLMLAGDKSISAFPETDNLFKWIGTINGPQGTVYDGLWYRLSLEFPAGYPYQAPRVKFITPCFHPNVDDQGFICLDILKDKWSALYDVRSLLLSIQSLLGEPNNESPLNAAAAKLWEDQEAYKAHLHTTFQN